The genome window ctgtatatactgtaagtacgaagggcgttcaagtcaaccagggacttgtgatgaacatTCTGGTGACTGAAGAagtgactgacatttacagacgacttcaagcacagtatggtgatgagacttaaagccacagtaaaatatttgaaacgTTTTAAAGGCCATACGTCCGTGGACgacgatcctggccgaggtgactttgagcccactgcagtcgttcccgtaaacattcagagagtggaatgcctgaaaatcgatggataacttgccGTCAATTTGTAAAACAGACATATTtgtctgtaggaactgtacttacaatcattcaccaacaccacttgcacactGTTAAATCTGTAATTTAGCCTCTACAGAGAAGGAAAATATATACATCCCTCAAACAATGACTCTTGAGGTGTCCCTGACTTTGTATgactttgttttttctgttaGTTTTCCATTTGCTTACAAGTTTGGTGTAAGACCTTTGACCTACAACCTATGACCTGTGAGCCCTTGCACTCAGGACTGACCGGCGATCTCTTCGATGCTGTTGGCTCTCATGTCCAGCAGGACGGTGCCGTTGATGAGGCAGCTGCGCAGCTCGAAAAGGCTGTGCAGAGACAGAGTAGCCACGTAGGGTTTGCTCCACCTCTCACCTCCATCCTCTACATCCTCCTCAAACTTTAGccaccttaaacacacacacacacaaacttcatGAGATAGACATGAATATGGTGATGACCATGATAATTTGCCAGGTTTAAAGAAGCCCTTGTAATGAAGCGGTATAAGCTGTTACCGTGGAAACAACTTCACTACCCACCAATCAGAATCTAGCATTTCAGACTTGTGTATCATCTCGACTGAAAGAACTACACCTTTGCTCACCTGGCTGTCTCCTTCCACTCAGCGTCTTTACCCTCTTTAACACAGATCTCATCCAGCTCGGTGAACAGTTCATGAGCCACGTGTTCCTCGTCCTCCCCTGTGCCCAGAATAAACTGCACTCTCTGAGACGGAGTGTCTgagaatggagagagagagagatacgaaATCATAAAAGTGACAAAGATATTTTTGATTTTAGGTGGAGAGGCAAACACCCTTCACTTTAAGCAATATCTACAATCACACATTGTCACGCCTCAAGACATAAATCGATccttttgttttgtatgttcATCTATCTTCATATCAGGGCTGTGTGGTACGATGTTACTGTGTGATGTTAACAAATTTGTACTTTGTATGTGTACTTAAACTACAATACCAGTCAATGGTTTGGACACCACAAATTTTCCTggcctttcctgattttttttaccacacaatgctgaaggcgtttattcacaatacacaataatctcctttaaacagttgatattgagatgtatctcaATTTCATTGtgttcataacggctctaatctgaggtgctgtttgggccagtggtggctcagagggctaaggcactcgatccccagctccaccaggttgccactgttgggcccttgagcaagactcttaaccctaactgctccaggggtgccgtatcttggctgaccctgcgctctgaccccagttacgctgggatatgcgaagaaggaatttcactgtgctgtaatgtacatgtgacaaataaaggcctaACTTCAActtttaattggtgatttctgaggctggtaactctaaataatcTGCAGCAGactaagttttggtcttgctttcctgagaaagtcttcatgagagacagtttcatcattgtgcatgatggattttgcaaatgcacttggtgcaatactgttcttgtatgAAATGTTCCAGAACTGCTGATCTTCCAGTATTATGTAtcaacgtacacacacacaaaaaaaaactctagcagaaaagcagagaaaatgaaaaaataataaacctggCAGATTGTTTTGAACACTGATCTGAGTTCATAAGATTCTACAGCTAAATTCTAACACTAAGACATGTTTTCTGGGGCAAAGTGACTGATGTACCtaactttttttcagcagagcctccgtttcactgaataatctacgacttttcatgaatatgtaagatCTATTGACACCTGGGTCAGGTGACACCAGGTTTCCCCAGGACTACTATTGATGTCTCAGCTGTTCACACTTATACACTTAGATTTCTCACACAAAAACAGAGCgagaaacaaataataaagcATGGTTTCTGGaacatttattgaaattaaaatcTTATGAACCCCCCACGGTCCTTGGTTCATGTACGCCCCGGTCATAAACAAATCGGTTTATGACCAAAAACCAACGTCAAATTTGTCCCTAATTTGTCTCTATTCACAAacttctccttcaaacatgaCCTAGAAACCTCTATCACAAAGTCTAAACAAAGGCATGAGTGCGTCGCCCAGCATCAGTTTTGCTCAGTCCGCAGTTGCAGATTGCAGACATAATAAAATGCAAAGTAGAGTGACGTTCAAGCCTTTGCCTAGGGGCATCACCCGAACAAATGTGTGTAGAGTATTACGCCTTATTAATGATAACGCAGTGTTCTTTCTGTGCAGCGCAGTTGCACAAGTGTGTAGCgcagaaaatagattttaattgaAAGAGGCTGAACCAGACGTACGAACCAGAggccaagaaacaaaaaaagagagaaaacccCTGAAAGAGAATTACCGAGTATTATTATGGAAAGAGAGTCTCCTTCCAAACACTAACCTCCTCCCCACCCATCTTCCCCTCATCCCTTCCTTCACGTCTCGGAGTCACCCTAAGAACGGTGCGCAAACAACACATGTAAAAATGAAGTCTTTGCTCTCTCTTCTGTACAgtttatattgatatttagtgctgtattatttttgtataattttgtctttttggtactttattttatttaatagaaacAAAATACATCAAAAATTATAGACAgggaattataataaattatttctatttatatgtAATTCCTTAGAAAATACGGAATCGGCGTTACGACCATAACTTAGGAACAAATAAAGTTTGTGAACCGAGGTTCTACTGTATTTGTGATGTTGCATTTCTGAGAGATTGtatctgcatttttattaataaatccgCTTATATTGGCATGCACGTTCATCTGACTCGGCAAAGCGAAACtccttccccccccccctccccccatttaatttaattacatataaagaaatgtgtgtgtgtgtgtatgtgggtgcgGGGGGGCGGGGGGTGCGGTGAGGAAAAGTGCTGTTGTCTCCCATCTCCCTGTATCTCACCTTTAGCGCCcatgatatttattattaatttatgtttcaCATTGACTTGTGTGCTTTTTGTATtgaccttctctctctctctctctctctcgtgtgtgtgtgtgtgtgtatgtgtgtgtgtgtgtatgtgtgttagtgttattACCATGTGAGGTGCTCTCTGCAGAATCAGTATCCAGCGCTAGGCTCCCGGTTCTCGACCTATCTCTCCTGCGGTGTTTGGAGCCGTGAGCTTTGTGATGGCGGTGTGACTGACGGCCCATAGGCATCCTCACCCCGACGAACAGGGTCCTGTGACCTGagaccacaaacacacaacctACCACTCAGAAGAACTTTtcacttagtgtgtgtgtgtgtttgtgtgtgtatgccaaGAGAAActacaaaacaacaaattatatttatagagCTAGGAATTTGATcttgtttaggtgtgtgtgtgtgtgtgtgtgtgtgtgtgtgtgtgtgtgtgtgtgtgtgtgtgtgtgtgtgtgatggcacGCCAAATGAAACAACAAGAGCACTAAGAAGTTTGATCTCGACATCTCTGTgattgtgtttctgtgtgtgtgcgtacttGTGCTTGTGTGTATCCCTGTTCATGTATTTGCTTTGttcgtgtttgtgtgtttgtgtgtgtgtcccagttTGCGTGTGTATGTCCTGTGGCCTGAAACAATGAAGTAAGATAACAAACACTGCAGAAACGTTCTTCCGCACCTCCAAAATCATCTTCCATccactgcgtgtgtgtgtgtgtgtgtgtgtgtgtgtgtgtgtgtgtgtgtgtgttggtttttgTGGTTTAAGAGGACTTTTGACCTGAATACGCACCAGCATTAAGAGGACATTTCCGTTTATGAGGACAGGGGCCATGTCCTTATAAATCCGACCTTGTAGCAGTCCTTATCTCAGTCTAGGGATCAATTCTGTACCGTTTTTGGCCCCATGTCCGTATAGAccacataaacctgaaaaaataccacacactgtgtgttctcTAACCCCTCCATGCGCCCCTGTAGACCGGTCGCGGAACTGCACCTACGTCATTAAGAatttgcatatacacacacgtgtAAGTTTTCCcggtctctgattggctggctaCAAGAATCCTCGTCGGTGATTGGCCAGCAGTAACAGGAGAAGCGCTTCCGCTAAGGGGCGGGACCTTAGAGGGAGCGTGCACATATAAGGCCTCGCTAAGAGGCGGGACTTCCTTTAAGACACAGCTGCGGGTGATTTAATACAGCGGGGTTTTAATCCTCGGAGTTTGTAAAGTAATATAACACATGCCGAATTAATATCGAGTTTGGACTCTCTGCACCCTGGAGAAGAGGACATCGGTGTCGGAAGCCGCTGGCATATGAAAGGTGAGTTATAACGCCGTTTAATCGGTTTAATTACTGCACGTGAGTTAGTTTGGTTTGTTTAGTCAGTTAAACGGCGCCAGAAAGTGTCGCGTGCGCTGTTAAAGGCGCGCGCGGATACATataagtgtttaaaatattaatttaacttttgGTCAGTTAGTTTTAagctgttttattatatttaatatataaattgagCGTGTGACACGCGCCTGTGACGTCACGGTAGCGCGTCGTCATGACTACAGTCTttgtttgggggagggggggtgagGGGGGCTGAGAGGGGACTCACAGTACAGTGTTCTGGTTaagataaacatataaattaacacaaattataaataaacacagattaATATGAAGTTGACCATAAATGAAGTGGTATAAAGGAGGTTTTCCTCTGTGAAACAGTCTGATTAAAacatgatgatgaggaggaggaagccCAGTCCACTGGAGGAGGCCACACACTTCAGCCTTAAGAAGAAAGATCAAGATGGTCTGGAAGCTCGGTTTATAAATGAGTTTAAAGGTAAGTGTTACGTGTTCAGGTGGGattgtttaattaatgattaatgtctCAGGTACATGACATGCTGTACTCCTCTTGTTTAGGGAGAGGTGTGTTTAGTTGTACTGACTTTGATAAGGGAGATTTCCTATTGGAGTACAGAGGGGATCTCATAAGCAGAGAAGAATGTGAGCGGAGGCGAAGAATATATCATGATGCCCTCAAAGTGTTCATGTATGAATTTCGATTCAATGGCAAATTCCTTTGGTATgtacaaatattatatacatggAGGAGATGTGGAAGTTATTTGCATGGTTATTTAGCACTAATGATCAGGGCTCATGTTCACCAAGCGTCTCAGAGTCGGAAATCGCTCCTACTGCAATTCCTAAATGGCCAAAAACTTCAGAATGACGCTA of Clarias gariepinus isolate MV-2021 ecotype Netherlands chromosome 6, CGAR_prim_01v2, whole genome shotgun sequence contains these proteins:
- the LOC128526293 gene encoding N-lysine methyltransferase KMT5A-A-like isoform X2; this encodes MMMRRRKPSPLEEATHFSLKKKDQDGLEARFINEFKGRGVFSCTDFDKGDFLLEYRGDLISREECERRRRIYHDALKVFIVDAALDDGSLGRLVNDDHIKPNCRMKTIRVDGNPHLYLP
- the LOC128526293 gene encoding N-lysine methyltransferase KMT5A-A-like isoform X1 yields the protein MMMRRRKPSPLEEATHFSLKKKDQDGLEARFINEFKGRGVFSCTDFDKGDFLLEYRGDLISREECERRRRIYHDALKVFMYEFRFNGKFLCVDAALDDGSLGRLVNDDHIKPNCRMKTIRVDGNPHLYLP